A single genomic interval of Sceloporus undulatus isolate JIND9_A2432 ecotype Alabama chromosome 2, SceUnd_v1.1, whole genome shotgun sequence harbors:
- the RRP9 gene encoding U3 small nucleolar RNA-interacting protein 2: MTHVKEALAAGQAPGSPPGGSMAAAGKRKREKQKKETQPQGASAGRKKRKLPVTEEKAWQKAGSKLNEEISSDSEPDSPAKKKNNEAEEEIEETPQEKKLRLAKLYLEQLRQQEEEKAEEEAFEKDLVAGRLKEDVLEQKGKLQRQIAKILQPPEGSDIRILRGHQLPITCLVISPDDKFIFSAAKDCSIIKWDVESGNKLHVIQRGKKGPEDSHVGHTAHILCMAISSDGKYLATGDRNKLIMIWEAATCKHLYKFTGHRDAVSGLSFRKGTHQLYSASHDRSVKVWNVAENAYVETLFGHQDVITGLDSLSRECCVTSGGRDGTVRVWKIPEESQLVFYGHQGSIDCIQLINEEHMVSGADDGSVALWGLSKKKPLTVVKKSHGLHGMQGLEQPYWISSVAALLNSDLIATGSHSSSVKLWKCGGGFQKLEPLFEIPMVGFVNSLQFSSSGNFLVAGIGQEHRLGRWWRIKEAKNSICIVPLKKTVAGNTQILGEDS, from the exons ATGACCCACGTGAAGGAAGCCCTGGCTGCTGGTCAGGCACCCGGCAGCCCTCCTGGTGGAAGCATGGCGGCGGCAggcaagaggaagagggagaagcagAAGAAGGAGACGCAGCCTCAAGGGGCCTCTGCGGGGCGGAAGAAGCGGAAG CTTCCTGTTACAGAGGAGAAAGCTTGGCAGAAAGCTGGCTCAAAGCTGAACGAGGAGATCTCCAGTGATTCTGAACCTGATAG CccagcaaagaaaaagaacaatgaaGCAGAAGAGGAGATTGAAGAAACACCACAAGAGAAAAAACTGAGATTGGCAAAATTATACCTGGAGCAGCTTCGACAACAGG AAGAGGAAAAGGCTGAAGAAGAGGCCTTTGAGAAGGACCTGGTTGCTGGCCGACTGAAAGAAGATGTG CTTGAACAGAAGGGAAAATTGCAGCGACAGATTGCCAAAATT TTGCAGCCTCCGGAGGGATCTGACATCAGGATACTACGAGGCCACCAGCTTCCCATCACCTGTCTAGTAATCTCACCAGATGATAAATTTATCTTCTCTGCAGCCAAAGACTGCTCCATCATCAAAT GGGATGTGGAGAGCGGGAACAAGCTTCATGTGATCCAAAGGGGAAAGAAGGGGCCTGAAGACAGTCATGTTGGGCACACAGCACACATCCTCTGCATGGCTATATCATCCGATGGCAAATACCTG GCAACAGGAGATAGAAATAAACTCATTATGATCTGGGAAGCTGCAACGTGCAAGCACCTGTACAAATTTACAGGTCATCGAGATGCTGTGTCG GGTTTGTCTTTCCGGAAGGGCACGCATCAGCTGTACAGTGCTTCACATGATCGTTCAGTCAAAGTGTGGAATGTAGCAGAGAATGCCTATGTGGAAACTTT GTTTGGCCATCAAGATGTGATCACGGGACTGGACAGCCTGAGCCGGGAATGCTGTGTCACATCAGGAGGGAGGGATGGCACAGTCAGGGTCTGGAAAATCCCTGAGGAATCCCAGCTTGTTTTTTATGGGCATCA GGGCTCCATTGATTGTATCCAGCTGATCAATGAAGAACATATGGTGTCTGGTGCAGACGATGG GTCAGTAGCTCTCTGGGGTCTTTCAAAAAAGAAACCTCTAACTGTAGTGAAGAAATCCCACGGTCTCCATGGCATGCAGGGTCTGGAACAGCCATATTGGATCTCTTCAGTTGCTGCCTTGCTCAACAGTGACCTCATAGCTACAG GTTCCCATAGTTCCAGTGTGAAGTTGTGGAAGTGTGGAGGAGGATTCCAAAAGTTGGAGCCACTCTTTGAAATTCCCATG GTTGGTTTTGTCAATAGCTTGCAGTTCTCAAGTTCTGGAAACTTTCTCGTTGCTGGAATTGGACAAGAGCACAG ACTGGGTCGTTGGTGGAGGATCAAAGAAGCCAAGAATAGCATCTGCATTGTTCCACTTAAGAAGACTGTGGCAGGCAACACACAGATACTTGGTGAAGACTCTTAG